The region aaaataaatcCAAGCAATATAAGTTATAGCTAGTTGGCTTATGTAACTCCATAAAACAAAACATAATCGTCAATATTTAAATCAATGGCGGTCTTTATCATATTCATTGTGTTGAGGTTCATGAGAATCATCATCTTGAAAATTATCATATTGAAGATCATTATCATCTTGATCATATTGAAGATCATCATCATCTTGATCATATTGAAGATCATCATCATCTTGATCATATTGAAGATCATCATCTTGTTCATCTTGAGGATCATCTTTATTTTTAACCTATAAATATGAAAAATTTCTTTTATATATTATTCAATAACGAAGTTACAATAATCAAAGCGGCATATGCAAGGCTTCAAATGACTCAACATCCATGCAATAATGATTCAATTCAAACAATTGATAATTATATATTACTCACTAACGAAGTTTGCACGCTTAGAATTCAAACTCGAATCTATGAAATTTATACATGAATCTTACCATCTAAACCAATATACAATGataatttttaaaaaaacataatGAAAATGTGCATGGTAACATATGTTCACAATTTTCAACCTAGCTAGCATGAATATATACTAACTTAATGAGTAACTTATAAAACTAATACCGcatatttaaaaaattaaacaACTATAAAATAACAACTCAACACTTAATAAAATAAATGTTGATTTTTATTAATGTCAAGTATAGTACCTTTTGATGAGTAAGAGCATATGTTGATGTCGATGAGCGTGGTGTTGGAATATTATCATTGTGCAAAGCTTCTCTCATCTTATCATCTACTTCCTCTTCACTTAAATGTGGATTTTGTTGCATATACATGCTTTTCAAAAGTGCCTCCATTGCTCCCATATTTTGCGCCATGTCAGAAATCTTACCATCATATTGCATTTTCATTAAAGAaatttcttcatttttttttcaaCAATGATGGTGTGACAGTTCTTCCATAACATCTCACTCTACCAGGCTTTTCTTTTCCAAACAATTATTGAAATGCTTGTGTTCCAGCTTCAACTGAGTTTTCAATAGATTCTTGAAGTTTATCctaatattttaaattattagTTTTGAACAAAATTAAAAACCACATGTGTATTTATAATGAATATTATAATTTAACTTACAATAGCAAATTGGGTTTCCTCATCCACTTGTTTTCCCTTGCAACTTTTTCGAGTTTCATTAAACATTTCAGCTTGAGTGACTTCTTCTCCATCCTTTTTTGCTCGCTACATGAttatttatatattaaaaaaatactacTTAATAAGAGATTGAAAAAATAACTTATTCTATTGATAATCACACGCAAATATCATACCAATTTTACACGAATTCTAGCAAAATTTGTTGGTCCTACACGATGCATAAACTTTTGCTTGCTCCCATTACCTGCATTGTTTTTACTAATATCCTACAATACATAAAATAGTTCACTGAGTAGAATCAATGTTACATGCAAAGAAATTGAAGCAGTTCATTGAGTAGTAAGTCTTTAATAAAGATAGTATGGAAATGTGCACAATAATGTCTAAGTATAAATTATGCTAATATGGGGCTGCAATTGTGTTTCATTAATTGTGTTTCATACTGTTCGAAACTATGCACATAAGAAAAAGCCATGCATATTATTCCATATTAGTTGAATGAAGCAAAACTTTATCCAACAAGTATATACACACACATAAATATTAATCAGCACATCAATGTTAACTATAGATATTAATCAGCACATCAATGTTAATACTAATAAAATGTAATATAATATATTTCCTCCTGGACTTTCTCCTCGAGTTCCAAATTCCTCTCATATCTTAACACATATTTGACATGAATAAATAATTCTTGTTTACtattaaaataatgaaaaaaattaTTACTCTCAAGAGTAGTGCAACATGTCTGATCAACAGGAAATCAAATTAATACTTGATTATTAATTGTATCGGCAATTAGTGTTAACAGTACCTGCTTAAGGAATCCTCATACAAATATATATGCATTGTTCCAAACTTCtagtttattttattattttaattccagATTTAGTTATTTAATTAGTACAGTAGATGTTTGTTTCATGAATTACTCTCCACAATTTTCAATTCATTAAGTTAAATGGTTGTTATCAATAATCGAGGACATATACTCTAATAATTGGTTACTAACTAATTTTATGTGAGGTCATTTTGATTTTATGAAATTAAAACAGGATTAAAATAACTGTATATTTTTGGTTGATTAGATATAACAGTGTACAATAATATTATATTCTTTCTAGTTTCTTCTATTTTGAAAAGTATGTCCCTCTGTTAAGTTATTCTTGTATCAAAATGTTACTATAATATGAGTTACTAAAAACTAAAAACTTAAAGCAATTGATGTTATAATTTGAAACAACTTTCACGCTAAGCCTATGAAAGCAAATACAATCTCACTAAAGTATTATAACGCCCTTATATAATAAACCCTAATAACCATATGACATCCTTACAAAATAATTTTTGtaacaaaaaatatttaaagtaATATTTTTCAATTCAGATTTGGAGAAATGGGAAGGTTAGAGTTTTAGGATAATTTAAGTATTTGAGTAATTTTAGGAAGAATGAGACTCACCCTTGGAGACAAATATGGCAAATAATTTGAGGCGGTGGTCCAGCTTGAGCAATTTCTAATTTCACAAACAGAAAGAAAAAAACGAAGGTATTCAAAACAGAGAGGTAAATGAAAAAGGTGAACAACAAAAGATTTTGGTGGTAAGAGGTATTTATGAGAAATAGAATGAGAATGAGAAACTTACTCTTGAGAAGTGTTTGTAACAAATGATACAACAATACAACGAAGGTGAGTTGCAACAGAAAACGTGCGGTGGCCGGCGTGAGAGTATGTGAGTTGTAGAGAAAATCTTTCTTTGAGtagaaagaaagaagaaaagacaGAACGTTGTGTAGAGAGAAAGAAGAAACGGCAGAAAGTTGTGCAGAGAGAAAGAAGAAAATATAATTTAGGGTTCAATTGTAATGAATCAGCTTTTAGAAAATTATAAGAAAAAAATACGAACattaaattataaataaattttcAAAGAAAAACATTCAAGTGAAATGAAAGTGGCCTAGTGGTAATACATGTTTTCTTTGAAAGTAAGGACCTGAGTTCAACTCCTTAGTTGCTATATTTTAATAAATTTAT is a window of Lathyrus oleraceus cultivar Zhongwan6 chromosome 6, CAAS_Psat_ZW6_1.0, whole genome shotgun sequence DNA encoding:
- the LOC127095824 gene encoding serine/threonine-protein phosphatase 4 regulatory subunit 2; the protein is MAQNMGAMEALLKSMYMQQNPHLSEEEVDDKMREALHNDNIPTPRSSTSTYALTHQKFYKLLIKLMVKNKDDPQDEQDDDLQYDQDDDDLQYDQDDDDLQYDQDDNDLQYDNFQDDDSHEPQHNEYDKDRH